The following coding sequences are from one Nicotiana tomentosiformis chromosome 3, ASM39032v3, whole genome shotgun sequence window:
- the LOC104119951 gene encoding uncharacterized protein, which translates to MTEEEWLTAAIMDDTVVAELLLRLNQVNPSPSKSKKTGLPLEWTVRQRRSRPVSVNAKKPAPRASPTTPLSWSGATSVSGGGGGGSGGAVDGGCEESSGPPLPFKTPSSTRSKVNSTSDATTSKRSRKKKTLTELKEEEILLIKERKQLKKELALVRTNLEKQRDTNQNLKRMKLDLHPQQANERGRPVAYDGSLVQYQQEVLPSNPVIPIFREKAANKVSILPSYLEEQQDVTSLESKFVLPDLNIPFGEDSSSEILCGVN; encoded by the exons ATGACTGAAGAGGAGTGGCTTACAGCGGCTATAATGGATGACACTGTGGTTGCTGAGTTGCTGTTGCGTCTCAACCAGGTCAATCCGTCTCCGTCCAAGTCAAAGAAGACAGGTTTACCGCTTGAGTGGACTGTGCGTCAACGCCGGTCTAGACCGGTTTCTGTTAATGCTAAGAAGCCGGCTCCACGTGCCAGCCCCACTACTCCTTTATCCTGGAGTGGCGCCACCTCTGTCAGCGGTGGAGGTGGTGGAGGTAGTGGTGGCGCCGTTGATGGTGGTTGCGAAGAGTCCAGCGGACCTCCTCTTCCTTTCAAAACTCCCAGTAGCACGAGATCTAAG GTTAACAGTACTAGTGATGCTACCACCAGCAAGAGATCAAGAAAGAAAAAG ACATTGACCGAACTGAAAGAAGAGGAGATCTTGCTAATTAAGGAAAGAAAGCAATTGAAGAAG GAATTAGCTTTGGTACGCACCAATTTGGAGAAACAAAGGGATACAAATCAAAACCTGAAAAGAATGAAG CTTGATTTGCACCCTCAGCAGGCAAATGAAAGAGGTAGACCTGTTGCATATGATGGGAGTTTGGTTCAGTATCAGCAAGAGGTCCTACCAAGTAATCCAGTCATTCCCATCTTCCGGGAAAAAGCTGCAAACAAGGTCTCAATATTGCCATCATATCTGGAAGAGCAGCAAGATGTCACATCTCTGGAGTCTAAATTTGTACTCCCAGACCTCAATATTCCATTTGGTGAGGATTCCAGCTCTGAAATTCTTTGTGGGGTGAACTGA
- the LOC104119950 gene encoding F-box/LRR-repeat protein 3, protein MAINCKDLPEECWELIFNCLHHQSDVESFSSVSKQLLALTNRLRLHLSVIDSTLLIHGTIAKLIRRFPNLKSIDLSNFRGELDHVLVDLANSVSYTSNLEQLEISNQKQLPVKGLKELGRKLKDLRVLKCSDLALLRDPDLCAIAQSFPFLEELDISYPRTKFDFNLMNRIDGDLIVTDAGIGVLSVNLTNLRKISVSGNHFITDNSLVALSMNCLNLQGIELEHCTLITVNGILSMLRACAALKWISVSEIHIPRSSPGFECLATCSRTLQTLDVSCSTISDEFLFLVAKASLPLSRLSLCECTNFTLSGISSLLCAYRSLKFLSLVQVVFLTDETMKDLSQYLQSLVTINLRECLKLTIYTFFTLARNCPSLETVNMENTCLGMTDSFHNGVKNTRIRAVILANNLYLDDDSLAKVALVCPNLEMLDVSSCRNLTEAGIASVLEVCNQMRDLRLDHCSMITHIGQGTELPNLEVISAAGSALSDKGLAIIGSRCSRLLKLNLENCKGVTADGIHALVKNCKSLREINLKNCPQDFMPLFQKEPSELKSLLSPSSWKLNTAKDCPVARKKSYTQSHSWRKLMDIKKDCEAHILWNIGKGNLSFWWDNWTNKGALAKLVQQGNKFQEIKVVDFIAYNQWKLDKLRDTLPSNLVSHIQSIKISPEEKDLPIWLANPIGSFSSK, encoded by the exons ATGGCGATTAATTGCAAAGATTTGCCTGAAGAATGCTGGGAACTGATATTCAATTGTCTCCATCACCAATCCGACGTGGAATCATTTTCTTCTGTGTCCAAGCAACTCCTTGCTCTCACCAATCGTCTACGCCTCCACTTGTCTGTAATTGACTCCACTCTTCTTATCCACGGTACAATTGCTAAACTCATTCGCCGTTTTCCGAATCTTAAATCGATTGATCTCAGTAATTTTCGTGGTGAACTTGATCATGTTCTTGTTGATCTTGCCAATTCTGTCTCCTATACATCCAATCTTGAACAACTTGAGATCTCTAATCAGAAACAGTTACCCGTCAAGGGTTTGAAGGAATTAGGGCGTAAATTGAAGGATTTGAGGGTTTTGAAGTGTAGCGATCTCGCTCTTTTACGTGATCCtgatttgtgtgctatagcacagTCGTTTCCGTTTTTGGAAGAGCTTGATATTAGCTATCCTAGGACGAAATTTGATTTCAATTTGATGAACAGAATCGACGGTGATTTGATCGTGACTGATGCTGGGATTGGGGTTTTATCGGTTAATTTGACCAATTTGCGTAAAATCAGTGTTTCTGGGAATCATTTTATTACTGATAATTCCCTTGTTGCTTTGTCTATGAATTGTTTAAATTTACAAGGCATTGAGTTGGAGCATTGCACTTTGATAACTGTAAACGGGATCCTCtctatgctacgggcttgtgctGCTTTGAAGTGGATTTCAGTGTCTGAGATTCACATTCCTCGATCAAGTCCCGGTTTTGAATGTTTGGCTACTTGCAGCCGAACTTTACAGACACTCGATGTTTCCTGCTCAACTATTTCGGATGAATTCCTATTCTTGGTAGCCAAGGCTTCTCTCCCTCTATCTAGGCTTTCGCTTTGTGAGTGTACAAATTTCACATTATCTGGTATCTCTTCACTTCTGTGCGCGTACCGATCACTAAAGTTCTTATCTTTGGTTCAAGTAGTTTTCTTGACTGATGAGACTATGAAAGATTTATCCCAATATCTTCAAAGTCTTGTTACCATTAATCTCAGAGAATGTCTGAAATTGACCATTTATACGTTCTTTACGCTTGCAAGAAATTGTCCTTCACTAGAAACCGTTAACATGGAAAATACTTGTTTGGGAATGACGGATTCATTTCATAATGGTGTGAAGAACACAAGGATCAGAGCTGTTATTTTGGCAAATAACTTGTACCTGGATGATGACTCTCTCGCAAAAGTTGCTTTAGTGTGCCCCAACTTGGAGATGCTTGATGTGTCCTCGTGTAGAAATCTTACAGAGGCAGGTATTGCTTCTGTTCTAGAGGTGTGCAATCAAATGAGGGATTTGCGACTTGATCACTGTTCAATGATTACACATATCGGACAAGGCACTGAATTGCCTAATCTTGAGGTAATCAGTGCAGCTGGTTCAGCGTTAAGTGACAAAGGCCTGGCTATTATTGGGAGCAGATGTTCTCGCCTATTGAAGTTAAACTTGGAGAACTGCAAAGGAGTGACAGCAGATGGCATACATGCATTGGTGAAAAATTGTAAATCATTGCGAGAGATAAACTTGAAGAATTGTCCTCAA GACTTCATGCCATTATTTCAAAAGGAACCCTCAGAACTCAAAAGTCTCCTCTCACCCTCTTCTTGGAAGCTAAATACTGCAAAAGATTGTCCAGTTGCTAGAAAAAAGAGTTATACTCAGTCACACTCTTGGAGAAAGCTAATGGATATCAAGAAAGACTGTGAAGCACATATTTTATGGAATATAGGAAAAGGTAACCTTTCTTTTTGGTGGGATAACTGGACCAATAAAGGAGCTCTTGCCAAGTTAGTTCAACAGGGAAACAAGTTCCAGGAGATAAAAGTGGTTGATTTTATTGCGTACAACCAATGGAAGTTGGATAAACTCCGTGATACTCTCCCTTCTAATTTGGTTTCTCATATTCAATCTATCAAGATTTCTCCTGAAGAGAAGGATCTTCCTATCTGGCTCGCAAACCCCATTGGATCTTTTTCTAGTAAATGA